A DNA window from Deltaproteobacteria bacterium contains the following coding sequences:
- the meaB gene encoding methylmalonyl Co-A mutase-associated GTPase MeaB: protein MQITRGYLMKDLRELIENTAAGDRMALARLLTQLERRGPRIVGEATELLVPAESAFRIGITGPPGAGKSTLISKLIGEWRSRGKTVAVLAVDPSSPFTQGAILGDRIRYSDHVLDRGVFIRSLGSRGSLGGLSASAWLMVRAFDLAKFDIVLMETVGVGQTELEIMNVADHVSVVLTPESGDGIQGMKAGLMEIANLFVVNKSDRPGADVFAREIEAAVELDPRSMGPDAPRVLKISALNGSGVSELVELIEGKRTAVSAAGGWRSDRQSAGRLKAEAKAMLMIDAERAAELRASQIHTPCDLGNLFRTFSES, encoded by the coding sequence ATGCAAATCACTCGAGGATATTTGATGAAGGATTTGCGTGAGCTCATCGAAAATACAGCAGCAGGTGATCGAATGGCGCTGGCGAGATTGCTCACGCAGCTCGAGCGGCGCGGTCCTCGTATTGTGGGCGAAGCGACAGAACTTCTCGTGCCGGCCGAGTCGGCATTTCGAATTGGAATTACGGGGCCGCCAGGCGCGGGGAAATCCACTTTAATTTCGAAACTGATTGGCGAATGGCGCAGCCGTGGAAAAACCGTCGCGGTTCTTGCGGTGGATCCTTCGAGTCCCTTTACTCAGGGGGCGATCTTGGGCGACCGAATTCGCTACTCCGATCACGTTTTGGATCGAGGCGTTTTTATTCGGTCGCTCGGTTCCCGCGGCTCATTGGGGGGGTTAAGTGCTTCCGCCTGGCTGATGGTCCGCGCTTTTGATTTGGCGAAGTTCGATATCGTTTTGATGGAAACGGTTGGTGTCGGGCAGACGGAGCTTGAAATCATGAATGTCGCCGATCACGTTTCCGTTGTTTTGACCCCCGAGTCGGGCGACGGAATTCAAGGCATGAAGGCCGGCCTCATGGAAATCGCGAACCTTTTTGTCGTGAACAAATCCGATCGCCCGGGTGCGGATGTTTTTGCTAGAGAGATTGAAGCGGCTGTCGAACTCGATCCACGCTCTATGGGACCAGATGCTCCGCGGGTTTTAAAAATTTCCGCGTTGAATGGTTCTGGTGTGAGCGAATTGGTTGAATTGATCGAGGGCAAACGCACCGCAGTGAGTGCCGCCGGGGGATGGCGCAGCGATCGACAATCTGCGGGACGCTTAAAGGCTGAAGCAAAGGCCATGCTGATGATTGACGCCGAACGAGCAGCGGAACTTCGCGCATCTCAAATTCATACACCTTGCGACCTCGGGAATTTGTTCCGAACATTTTCTGAATCATAA
- a CDS encoding flagellin FliC: MGLRIGTNVAAIAAARNLEKNSGRLERSYQRLASGNRIVRPGDDAAGYAISEQLRGQERGLLQARRNADNAIGLIQVAEGGLSEQNNIVVRLREIAVQAASDTVGDSEREFLDVEFQQLVQEADRIAQATRFGQKQLLVGTNEEFEFFLGTSGDPKTDVISYKLDTDTRADSLGLSGLAVSDQDEAQTVLENLDESLVTLANARAGFGSIQGRLEIAGNNLDVQRENVLSARSRIADTDVASESAELAQAQVLQEFGVAVLAQANQNPGRAMKLLL, from the coding sequence ATGGGACTGCGGATTGGGACGAACGTGGCTGCAATTGCGGCCGCCCGCAATCTTGAAAAAAACAGTGGTCGCTTAGAGCGATCGTACCAGCGGCTGGCATCGGGCAATCGTATTGTCCGTCCTGGGGATGATGCCGCCGGTTATGCGATTTCTGAACAGCTTCGCGGGCAAGAGCGGGGGCTCTTGCAGGCGAGGCGCAATGCTGACAACGCGATTGGCCTCATTCAAGTCGCCGAAGGCGGCCTTTCCGAACAAAACAACATTGTCGTTAGACTTCGCGAAATCGCCGTTCAGGCGGCGAGCGATACCGTAGGCGATAGCGAGCGTGAATTCCTCGATGTTGAATTCCAACAACTCGTTCAAGAAGCAGATCGAATTGCGCAAGCGACGCGCTTTGGACAAAAGCAATTGTTAGTTGGAACCAACGAAGAATTTGAATTTTTCCTAGGGACAAGTGGTGATCCAAAGACCGATGTCATCAGTTACAAATTAGATACTGACACGCGGGCGGATTCTTTGGGTTTAAGTGGGCTGGCAGTCAGCGACCAAGATGAAGCGCAAACAGTGCTCGAGAATCTTGATGAATCACTAGTGACTCTAGCGAACGCGCGCGCAGGTTTCGGATCTATTCAGGGCCGCTTGGAAATCGCTGGCAATAACTTGGATGTGCAAAGGGAAAACGTTTTGTCCGCGCGGTCTCGAATTGCCGATACAGATGTCGCAAGCGAGTCAGCCGAACTGGCCCAGGCCCAAGTGCTGCAGGAATTCGGCGTTGCGGTATTGGCGCAGGCCAACCAGAATCCTGGCCGCGCTATGAAACTCTTGCTTTGA
- a CDS encoding flagellin FliC, whose translation MGLRISTNVAAINAQRQLGTQQTRGAHALAALSSGSRIVSAADDAAGLAISENIKGQTRGLAMARQNAFNAVSLVQVSEGGLSEINNILIRLRELGVQAASDNIGDEERSFLDQEVQQLVLESDRIAKTTRFGSKTLLDGTGEELEFHVGPFGGDENIINYKMTADATTGRLGIDGVSVAEKTDARSLLGSVDEALVEIGKMRADFGAVQSRLNTTTSNLDIQYENLSSAYSRIRDADVAKESAELASAQVLQQAAVSVMAQANQMPSQALRLIS comes from the coding sequence ATGGGCTTGAGAATTTCTACCAACGTTGCAGCGATTAATGCTCAACGACAGTTGGGAACACAACAGACACGCGGCGCACATGCTTTAGCAGCATTGTCGTCAGGTAGCCGGATTGTGAGCGCAGCAGACGATGCTGCCGGTCTCGCGATTTCGGAAAACATCAAAGGGCAGACTCGCGGTCTTGCGATGGCAAGGCAGAACGCCTTCAACGCTGTTTCCTTGGTGCAGGTGTCTGAAGGTGGTCTAAGTGAGATCAACAATATTTTGATTCGTCTTCGAGAGTTAGGTGTTCAAGCCGCTTCTGACAACATCGGTGACGAGGAACGTTCGTTCCTCGATCAAGAGGTTCAGCAGCTGGTTCTTGAGAGCGACCGAATTGCGAAGACGACCCGTTTTGGATCGAAGACGCTTCTTGATGGCACTGGCGAAGAACTAGAATTTCACGTCGGTCCTTTTGGTGGCGATGAAAACATCATCAACTACAAAATGACAGCCGATGCGACGACGGGGCGACTAGGTATCGACGGAGTTTCGGTCGCGGAAAAAACCGATGCCCGAAGTTTGTTGGGCTCGGTGGATGAAGCGTTAGTTGAGATCGGAAAGATGCGCGCCGACTTCGGTGCGGTCCAAAGTCGATTGAATACAACGACGTCCAACCTCGACATTCAATACGAAAACTTATCGTCTGCTTATTCGCGGATCCGCGATGCTGACGTCGCGAAAGAAAGTGCTGAGCTCGCGTCGGCCCAAGTTCTTCAGCAAGCAGCGGTTTCGGTTATGGCGCAAGCCAACCAAATGCCGTCACAAGCTTTGCGTCTGATTTCATAA